TGTCAAGTACCTCTTGCAGCTTTTTACGGGCATCTGCTTCCTTCGGATTTGTATTTTGGATGGGCATGGCGGGTGATTTCCAGATTTCAACCACCGGCCGAAACTCATCGTCATTATTCAGGATATAGTCATGGCTTCTGACGTGTCTTTTTTCTTCGTGCTGAACATGAACCCATTCTCTTGGATTTCCCTTTTTCCCTAAAAGCTGAGGAAAAAAACTACGTCCATGAATAACATCATCAGGTAAAGGTGCTCCTCCCAATTCGCATAAAGTTGGTAAAAAATCAGAGAAATCGATTAAATCATTACAGGTAGCCCCTTCTTCAATATGACCAGGCCATCTAACTATCATTGGCACATGTGTTCCCCTATCTGTCATAGTTCCCTTACCTCCTTTTATTTCATGCCCATCACCCCAACGGTTTACCAGATCACGGTCTTTGCCATTGTCTGCCAGGAAAATAAATACTGTGTTGTCGGCAATGCCCTGATCCTCTATTGCCTGCATGAACAATCCGACGCACTTGTCCAGATATTTCACCATATCCGGAAAATATTTCGGATCACCTTTGTGCTCGTTATGTGGTTTCCGGTAACTGTT
The DNA window shown above is from Bacteroidales bacterium and carries:
- a CDS encoding sulfatase-like hydrolase/transferase; protein product: MITKAGYATAIAGKWHVSLLHKHNTINEFGFDHYQVWQIFDSEGNKRRRYWKPHMNRNGTIITDQVKNQYGQDVDVDFLIDFIKTNTKKKKPFFAYFATPLPHFPWEPTPDSEDPNSYRKPHNEHKGDPKYFPDMVKYLDKCVGLFMQAIEDQGIADNTVFIFLADNGKDRDLVNRWGDGHEIKGGKGTMTDRGTHVPMIVRWPGHIEEGATCNDLIDFSDFLPTLCELGGAPLPDDVIHGRSFFPQLLGKKGNPREWVHVQHEEKRHVRSHDYILNNDDEFRPVVEIWKSPAMPIQNTNPKEADARKKLQEVLDMLGE